The following proteins come from a genomic window of Peptoniphilus equinus:
- the mnmG gene encoding tRNA uridine-5-carboxymethylaminomethyl(34) synthesis enzyme MnmG: MNRKNFNAGTFDVVVIGGGHAGSEAALASARLGLNTLMLCINLDSIAAMSCNPNIGGTGKGHLVREIDALGGEMGKNIDRTFIQSRMLNTSKGPAVHSLRAQADKRAYHDAMKRVLEAQDHLTIKENEAVEIGIDNGKVTHVVAATGAVYTARAIVVATGTYLQGRIHIGEVNYASGPQGFKAATELSRSLENLGLELMRLKTGTPARVNRRSIDFTPMTVQEGDATIVPFSFENLDKDMRKTQADCYLTYTTEACHEIIRDNIHRSALSLGNIIGSGPRYCPSIEDKVTRFADRQSHQVFIEPEGLTTDEMYIQGVSSSLPEEVQNAFYREIIGLEHCEIMRPAYAIEYDAINATVLKRTLEHGDISGLYFAGQINGSSGYEEAGSQGLVAGINAALKILGKDPFILDRSEAYIGVLIDDLVTKGTREPYRMMTARAEYRLTLRQDNADLRLTEKGHAIGLISDERYDAFIARRDAITSELARIESIKITPTEANNAKLAALGSTPLVNSVSLKELLRRPELSYEALAVFDPERQTLRRDIADEVAIMTKYEGYIAKQQQQIHQFKKMENKALDRNLDYSSISGLRLEAVEKLSRIKPESIGQASRITGVSPADINVLLIHLEMRRRHAKN; encoded by the coding sequence ATGAACAGAAAGAATTTCAATGCAGGAACATTTGATGTAGTTGTCATTGGCGGAGGTCATGCTGGTAGCGAAGCGGCTCTCGCCTCAGCGCGGTTGGGTCTTAATACATTGATGCTGTGTATCAACTTGGACTCCATTGCCGCCATGAGTTGTAATCCCAACATTGGCGGCACCGGTAAAGGGCATTTGGTTCGTGAGATTGACGCCCTTGGCGGCGAGATGGGCAAAAATATTGATCGCACGTTTATTCAGTCTCGCATGCTGAATACCTCTAAAGGCCCGGCAGTTCACTCTCTTCGTGCACAGGCGGACAAACGCGCTTACCATGATGCTATGAAACGCGTGTTGGAAGCTCAGGATCATTTGACGATAAAAGAAAATGAAGCAGTGGAAATCGGCATTGACAACGGTAAGGTGACCCATGTGGTCGCTGCCACCGGTGCAGTGTATACCGCCCGAGCTATTGTTGTTGCTACAGGGACCTATCTTCAAGGTCGGATTCATATTGGTGAAGTGAACTACGCTTCCGGCCCGCAAGGCTTTAAAGCGGCGACAGAGCTCTCCCGATCTCTTGAAAATTTAGGTTTAGAGCTTATGCGTCTTAAAACAGGAACACCGGCTCGGGTGAATCGGCGAAGTATTGATTTTACTCCTATGACCGTTCAGGAAGGCGATGCCACGATTGTCCCTTTTTCTTTCGAAAACTTGGATAAGGACATGAGAAAAACACAGGCTGATTGTTATCTGACTTATACAACCGAGGCTTGTCATGAGATTATCAGAGATAACATTCACCGTTCAGCGCTGTCTTTGGGAAATATTATCGGTTCCGGACCGCGGTACTGCCCTTCGATCGAGGATAAGGTCACAAGATTTGCTGATCGTCAAAGTCATCAGGTTTTTATTGAGCCGGAAGGACTTACCACAGACGAAATGTATATTCAGGGAGTCTCTTCATCCTTGCCTGAAGAAGTGCAAAACGCCTTTTATAGAGAGATTATCGGTTTGGAGCACTGCGAAATCATGCGTCCCGCCTATGCCATTGAGTACGATGCCATTAATGCCACGGTGTTAAAGCGCACGCTGGAACATGGTGATATCAGCGGACTTTATTTTGCAGGGCAAATTAACGGTTCTTCCGGGTATGAGGAGGCCGGGTCTCAAGGCCTGGTGGCAGGGATTAATGCCGCACTTAAAATTTTGGGCAAAGATCCCTTCATTTTAGATCGTTCTGAAGCTTACATTGGCGTGCTTATTGATGATTTGGTCACCAAAGGGACTCGTGAACCTTATCGTATGATGACAGCTCGAGCAGAATACCGTCTCACCTTGCGCCAAGACAATGCGGATTTGCGTCTTACAGAAAAAGGTCATGCTATCGGTTTGATTTCAGACGAAAGATATGACGCCTTTATAGCACGTAGAGATGCCATCACCTCTGAGCTTGCCCGAATTGAGTCAATTAAAATTACTCCAACTGAGGCAAATAATGCCAAATTGGCAGCGTTGGGTTCCACGCCGCTGGTCAACAGTGTGAGTTTAAAAGAACTTCTGCGCCGTCCGGAGTTGTCCTATGAGGCACTTGCCGTCTTTGATCCCGAGCGCCAAACGCTGCGCAGAGATATTGCAGACGAGGTAGCCATTATGACTAAGTACGAAGGCTATATAGCTAAGCAGCAGCAACAAATCCACCAATTTAAAAAGATGGAGAATAAAGCCTTAGATAGAAATCTTGATTACAGCAGCATCTCCGGATTGCGGCTTGAAGCCGTGGAAAAGTTATCTCGCATCAAACCAGAATCTATTGGGCAGGCCTCCCGAATCACAGGGGTTTCCCCGGCGGATATCAATGTGCTGTTAATTCATTTAGAAATGAGACGACGCCATGCTAAAAACTAA